The nucleotide window aaatgtaaataacattttatttatgtattttttttttttagatatttttttggtACGCGGTAGTCTAATATCTGGGAAAAATGGCCGAAATGGATGATCATCATTTTGAGACTGGCGATTCTGGTGCTTCTCAAACATATCCGATGCAATGCTCAGCTTTACGCAAGAACGGATTTGTTATGTTGAAAGGACGACCGTGCAAAATAGTTGAGATGTCTACCTCGAAAACTGGAAAACATGGTCATGCTAAAGTCCATATGGTTGGCattgatatttttacaaataagaagtaagtaaagtaaaataataaaaacaatttatggaatattaatatttttaaatcagatATGAAGATATCTGCCCCTCAACCCATAATATGGATGTACCACACGTCAAGCGGGAAGATTATCAGTTGACTGATATAAGTGATGATGGATTCCTCACTCTGATGTCAGATAACGGAGAAATACGTGAGGATTTGAAAGTACCAGAGGGCGACCTTGGAAACTCTTTAAGATCCGACTTTGATAATGGAAAAGATCTTTTAGTATGTGAATCTTTACTTAACTAATTTGGTAGCCATTTTTTCATGCCTAACTTCTTATTATAGTGCACAGTCCTTAAATCATGTGGTGAAGAATGTGTCATCGCTCTCAAAACCAACACTGCTTTGGACAAGTAAACATTTCTAAAACGTCGGACTTTATCTACCTGCAGATTTCTGTTGAATTTAcgtaaaaagtaaattaaaactaaTACTATAGTAGTGTATAAACACTATTATGGCTAAGTTCAATCAACTCATTTAACTACAATAACTtaacttcaaaaatagtttatgaagtaataaaaacagaaatttgAAGAGTATAGGATGAAGAGTTGAGAAACAAAAATAGATTTTcgccaataaatttttttttacattaatacatttatttttcattttattatcgaTTTATTTTGAGGTGTATTGTATGACATCAAAACTTGCTGCCCGTCTAAAATGTGATTACCATAAATAAAATCTTTTACATGCTGACCACTCCGTCAATAGTAAATTTTAGATTCTGATCTCATTTACTTATGTGGCAATGGCCATTCCACTAGAGGGAAGTACGAATCTTCTACTGAATTTGATTAAAGATTATACACGTCAGTAGCACTAAATATTGCTACCTGATATTAGCGGTattaaaagtatattaaaagGTGATTGTGCTGGAATGGGGTACTGAACGTAGGTGACCTGTATTCTTAAGAAACTGCTTGGCATAGGAGGTATTTGCCATCAATCTTAAGTGTTTCAAacagaaaaaaagttttaagcATTATGATAAGATTGACATATTGCATATTGAGCTATGCTGGTTCAAATCTGACATCTTATAGTATACAGAGTGAATACATTAAACTAGTTTCAATACAAAGAATAATTCGTTTgttaagaaaattcaaaaaatatttgaataaactcTTTCATTTAATCTAATGTGGATATGTTGAATAAATGAATGCCTCCCCTTTTATCCTATCTGCCGAAAATGGCTATTAAAAGCTGAACATATTATTTTAGGGATTTTTTCCACCTTTTACATTAAATCGGCACATGAAACAGCTCTGCCTAGTTTTTAGTTGCGCTAATATTTTATCAGTATATTCTTCAATCGAATTAATGCAGTATGaagtaagataaaaaaaaattttcaatcggTCAATCGATGTGTCAATAACCAAAAATGTTATCGATATTCGATCATTGTACTGCAATACCGGACTTATAACAGAAAATTAATCAGTAATCTATGACAATGAATTAAATTGCTgatactataaaaaatataaataattgaattcctAATAaccatttattataattttggaaaaaattgaatagaattttattatagttactatatatatatattcggaaAATTAAACGATTAATATCGTACTAGCACTAATCGTCGTAATGATTACTAACAATTATGTAAGGCCGGCAGCACTACTCCAATTTTTAAAGACTGATATTGGCAAGATGTTTACTGTTCGACAGAAATAAATTCTCGAGATTTTAGTTGAAGTTGAATCTTGGTTGGAAAGTATTTAACAGAAGTTAAATCTTCCTAGTTGAATAAAAGGAGGGAAAATGATTTGGACAGCGATTTTGGACTTTTTTTGCATtccttttattgtatttatttcgtttttgataattttgtctGCTGTGAATAAATCGGTCGGTGTACGCAGAGCATACGTAAAACTTTTATTAAAGATATTTGAGGTAAGTCGTGAATTGTTTAGATATTTACTAGCAGTAACGATAAGAATAGATCAAGGTACAATATAACGAATTTACTGATAGCTTAGTTAAGGAAAATAATGGACTTTTAACTTATACGACTTGAGATAAATTTTATACCACAATATTATAGGATAGATTTTGCCTTGAAcaagtttattatattttcattaatatgtgtatattatagtTCGGGCGACTAAGCATTGAGTCTGCTGCTAAAGAGCGTCAGAAACAAGATGGTGAAACGAGTTTAAATAACCCACAGGACAGGAAGCTTGATGACATTAACCCAACTTATAGCAAAAAAAGTGGAAGAACTATACCCACTACAAACGGCAATACACTAATTAGTAGAGATAGTGTCCTTCTTCCTACATCGAACGAGCCTACGGCTTCTGATATAGAAAATTCTCCAAAAGATGTAAGTCTACCaaataataaagtgaaattattaaatatattatgcaCCATAggtgtaaaattgaaattaaaattggaatacatttattatatttagtcAATTAATGGTTTaactatgttaaaaaaattgacgtttttgctaaaattttgaaCATCGATAACAAATTTTTATCACGCATTTCATCATTTTGTAACTTTTATTTATCATTAATAATATTCTGTTTCTTTAAATTAGACATTACAGAATTACGCACTATGGGTctacttgaaatattttaatttaaagataacttaatgcaatatgtattttattaggaTACACCACTTACGTTAGGCTACTCgtaataaatagttaaaaaaaactttatatttttaggaGGAAATTCGATTCAACTTGGAAAAATGTCTAGATTACATAAAAGCAGGTGTTGAATCTATTATCGAAGATGAGGTGACATCTCGTTTTGAAGCGGAGGAATTAAAAAGCTGGAACCTGCTAACACGTACTAATCGTCACTATGAGTTTATATCGTGGAAGATAACATTAATATGGATGACAGGCTTTGCTGTTCGTTACTTCATTTTGATGCCTCTAcgagtttttgtttgttttgttggtgtaagtttttgaatttattacaATCGTACAAAACTATATTATGTTAAACGTATCCAATGAACATTTGCGATTGTGAAggataatttaaatttcaacataTTGGTATTTTTCTTTCGATTTTATTCCGATGAAATCCGCTTTAAGTACATAAAGACCTGGTGTACAAAAAGCTCCCTAAATATAGGCAGGCGTTGAAACTCGAATttccgaattaaaaaaaaaatccataaaaaaaaatgtcatatcTAAACGAACTGATTCTTAGTATTGCAATATACAATTAAATGTTTACAATAGatatgtacgatttatacggtTCACATGTATATGTTAACTAATCAAAgcgtttatatattaatttcgtATTTTCTTATGAATATCTGTACAGAACATAAGTAAACTGACCTTAATTTTCACTATTCTGCTCTACGCCATTAATTGATTGCTGATGCGTTCagttattaaaagtaaacattatttttacggCACAACCGTTAAAATTTATACTTACCAATGAAAAGCTGAAAACTCTTCtaaaatattactaattttgtttattgttcgACTAAAGAAAATTGTGATTATTTAAAGTGAAAACAggttatatgtatacaaatataaaagtatacGAAATCATAGTAAATTTTCTTGAGTTTATTACTACATTATTGGACAGTTTTATATAATCTGTAGGGCACATGTTCTAATATTAAAAACACCTGAACACCTATGACTAAATACGTGATGTACATATGGAATATaattaactttattattattaacagtCATTGATATCAATAATGAACAATACTGGACTTAATAAAAAGCTAAAAACTTTCACCTCAGAGGAATTCCATTAACTTAAAATATCCTATATTCTTAGGTTTATGTTGCAGTTGTTGCTAACAGTCTTGTTGCGATGATCCCCTTCGAATTTCTTCGACATCCTTGTGCAgatttatcttttaaaattacttttcgCCTAATGACTCGTTCTTTATCAGCTGTAATTACATTCCACAATACAGAATACAAACCAAAAGGTTCTGGTTTTTGTGTAGCGAATCACACATCTCCCTTGGACGTCGCTATACTATCAACTGACTGTACTTTCTCTTTGGTGAGAAAACCCATTTATTCCAACCAGTCTATATGTTTTAAGAGCCAATCATCAacaatttgttatatatttgtcATAATTCAAgtgttcatacatacatttttattttacattatgtCAAATTGTTCCGTCAATTGCTTGTGTACGTTTTAATGTAAATGGCTTTTGTGTTCTGTGCAATTCATTAGGTAGTTTGGTTGACTGTTTGTACGGCCATAGTTGGATATATTAAAGATGGTGAATATAAACGACGAATGGTAGACCAAGTGCTTGGTCATTGCTTTTCGGTACTGTCCAGTGCAATATCAGCCGTCATTTATTATCATAATGTGGAAAACCGACCCACAAATGGAATTTGTGTGGCAAATCATACCAGCCCAATTGATGTGTTAGTACTTATGTGTGATAAAACCTATTCTCTGGTAAGTgttgaataaatttatatatatggatTCGGTAACACATTTGTCGACAGTTAAAACCGGCATGAAGTGCCCCATAGgctgaattttaaatttcttaaaaaaaaaaatcatatacagttgatctccgtttttcacggttaactgggacagtaaattacccgtgcaaaaaataaaatttttatataaaactcactattagaaccaattaaaaaaaaacgtgaaaaaaagaaaagagagagtgtaaaaaatatcaaattttacatggaaatctatctattcgtacagtgagaatttacactgttgttgttgtagacttttctgatattatatatgtatatgtttatttacatattactgttagaaagAACAAACAAAGTtcacgtaaatatgtatgttacgCTTATGATTAAAaatccgtcattaatcgctgtatCTTTTTTTTCCTTACTTTCttatacagcttcatttatttgtttacgtattgaaattgttgcaacctttttaccggcttttaaatataaatttgtaatttttcgtttaaacctaattttgaatttatataattatacagCAATGtattgtgacgtattgacgtatggtatttggattttattgcaaaaaagtaataaaagtaaaaccgtgtaaaaatggtaactagGAGGTGtacaaaaacaccgtgtaaaaaaacgAGCCAATAAAAAcagtgtaaaaaggagatcaacaaCTGTACATACGTTTGCTACGCAATATTTAAGATATCGCTTTTGGAGGTTTATTTGCTAATCAAATAGTAGATATGTAATCGAAAAgatatgaaaattgaaaatgtttcataTGTATAAGATTagtcataaaataattatttataaaaactcaAATAGTTCTTTAATTAGCAAAATCGAAACATGAGTGCGGTTCAAACATTTGTTTCTGTACTTTCTACATGCTACACATTTATAGTTTTTAAGTGAATTGCAAAAGTAGCCGCTCAGTATTtctgaaaatatgtacatatgtatgtatgtttttttaatggtaCTATCTTACAAATCTAAGATAACTAGCACGAGTATAGTAATCACTAGGCAACCGTTTGACTGCTAATGTTAATCGCTTTCCATTTAATTtatgcgattatttattttcgtttaaaattgtttaataattatttagaccatttaaaattgacaaaataagtaatttgattatagtaaaaaaagtaaactcTAAACGCCATCGTTAATAAGCCATtaaaagatacatacatatatgtacatatgactatataaataagtgaaatatgtTTGGGCTACCTTCATACAGATAAATGCTTGTATTATTCAGATATTTAATGTTTACTGTTAGCTGTTTATGTCTAAATTACGTTAAGTTTGTTCGAAGTTTTGTATTGgtaattaatataaacataatcaATTTGCTAAGCATGCTTTATTGAAACAGAGTTTCTCTCAAAATATGATGcaccatgtacatatatgagtatgtattgAATGAAAAGTAATCAAAATTCGCTGGCTTTATAGCTCGAATGTCGTAGTATATAAGATCTATATGTTCGATAATGGTCGCTGAGCAATTTGAATCTGTTTATAgtttacatgtatatatatatgcaaaaacGGTGATTTTGGAAGGCTTTCAACGGTCTATTAGCCACAGTTAGTAGCAGCGGAACAAATGGAttgatattttctattttattaaattgcacgttataattatatacaaatgcatttgtatACCTGTTTCAACCATTCCATTCCATGTGGATCGTTGATTTGCAAATTCAGaatgataaaattgtttaatgttttttcaagaTTGGTCAACGTCACGGTGGATTTTTGGGTTTGCTGCAACGTGCGTTAGCAAGGGCATCGCCTCATATTTGGTTTGAAAGGGGAGAAGCCAAGGATCGACATGCAGTAGCTGAACGTCTTAAACAACATGTATCAAATCCAAATAATCCTCCTATTTTGATATTCCCAGAGGGTACTTGTATTAATAATACATCTGTTATGCAGTTTAAGAAAGGAAGTTTTGAAGTGGGTGGAGTTATTTATCCCGTAGCAATTAAGTAAGTGGTGATATTGACATTAATctgtcaatataa belongs to Zeugodacus cucurbitae isolate PBARC_wt_2022May chromosome 6, idZeuCucr1.2, whole genome shotgun sequence and includes:
- the LOC105213422 gene encoding glycerol-3-phosphate acyltransferase 4 isoform X3 → MIWTAILDFFCIPFIVFISFLIILSAVNKSVGVRRAYVKLLLKIFEFGRLSIESAAKERQKQDGETSLNNPQDRKLDDINPTYSKKSGRTIPTTNGNTLISRDSVLLPTSNEPTASDIENSPKDEEIRFNLEKCLDYIKAGVESIIEDEVTSRFEAEELKSWNLLTRTNRHYEFISWKITLIWMTGFAVRYFILMPLRVFVCFVGVVWLTVCTAIVGYIKDGEYKRRMVDQVLGHCFSVLSSAISAVIYYHNVENRPTNGICVANHTSPIDVLVLMCDKTYSLIGQRHGGFLGLLQRALARASPHIWFERGEAKDRHAVAERLKQHVSNPNNPPILIFPEGTCINNTSVMQFKKGSFEVGGVIYPVAIKYDPRFGDAFWNSSKYSMMQYLYMMMTSWAIVCDVWYLPPMYRQEGESAIDFANRVKSVIAKQGGLVDLVWDGQLKRMKPKKEWRELQQVEFAKRLKGD
- the LOC105213422 gene encoding glycerol-3-phosphate acyltransferase 3 isoform X1, which gives rise to MIWTAILDFFCIPFIVFISFLIILSAVNKSVGVRRAYVKLLLKIFEFGRLSIESAAKERQKQDGETSLNNPQDRKLDDINPTYSKKSGRTIPTTNGNTLISRDSVLLPTSNEPTASDIENSPKDEEIRFNLEKCLDYIKAGVESIIEDEVTSRFEAEELKSWNLLTRTNRHYEFISWKITLIWMTGFAVRYFILMPLRVFVCFVGVYVAVVANSLVAMIPFEFLRHPCADLSFKITFRLMTRSLSAVITFHNTEYKPKGSGFCVANHTSPLDVAILSTDCTFSLVVWLTVCTAIVGYIKDGEYKRRMVDQVLGHCFSVLSSAISAVIYYHNVENRPTNGICVANHTSPIDVLVLMCDKTYSLIGQRHGGFLGLLQRALARASPHIWFERGEAKDRHAVAERLKQHVSNPNNPPILIFPEGTCINNTSVMQFKKGSFEVGGVIYPVAIKYDPRFGDAFWNSSKYSMMQYLYMMMTSWAIVCDVWYLPPMYRQEGESAIDFANRVKSVIAKQGGLVDLVWDGQLKRMKPKKEWRELQQVEFAKRLKGD
- the LOC105213422 gene encoding glycerol-3-phosphate acyltransferase 3 isoform X2; this translates as MIWTAILDFFCIPFIVFISFLIILSAVNKSVGVRRAYVKLLLKIFEFGRLSIESAAKERQKQDGETSLNNPQDRKLDDINPTYSKKSGRTIPTTNGNTLISRDSVLLPTSNEPTASDIENSPKDEEIRFNLEKCLDYIKAGVESIIEDEVTSRFEAEELKSWNLLTRTNRHYEFISWKITLIWMTGFAVRYFILMPLRVFVCFVGVYVAVVANSLVAMIPFEFLRHPCADLSFKITFRLMTRSLSAVITFHNTEYKPKGSGFCVANHTSPLDVAILSTDCTFSLIGQRHGGFLGLLQRALARASPHIWFERGEAKDRHAVAERLKQHVSNPNNPPILIFPEGTCINNTSVMQFKKGSFEVGGVIYPVAIKYDPRFGDAFWNSSKYSMMQYLYMMMTSWAIVCDVWYLPPMYRQEGESAIDFANRVKSVIAKQGGLVDLVWDGQLKRMKPKKEWRELQQVEFAKRLKGD
- the LOC105213423 gene encoding eukaryotic translation initiation factor 5A; amino-acid sequence: MAEMDDHHFETGDSGASQTYPMQCSALRKNGFVMLKGRPCKIVEMSTSKTGKHGHAKVHMVGIDIFTNKKYEDICPSTHNMDVPHVKREDYQLTDISDDGFLTLMSDNGEIREDLKVPEGDLGNSLRSDFDNGKDLLCTVLKSCGEECVIALKTNTALDK